One window of the Perca flavescens isolate YP-PL-M2 chromosome 5, PFLA_1.0, whole genome shotgun sequence genome contains the following:
- the LOC114556155 gene encoding CAP-Gly domain-containing linker protein 1-like, giving the protein MALWFGSNPPREDMSVEDIEEEIEEEIEEEIEGEIEELTEEVDEKIVEFQEYAEVDIMKEVQDQPSVYNREDYSYSSFAETEESEISERSEKLAGLHKALEKEKRAKAALEEALRKEKTSKAQHKGALKQERKEKDALAKALRKEQAEKNRLRVDMEHMKAQVADLKKSQREQQRRKAKLKSTITGMAAELEEDKNVIEKLQKDLEASSCQQEKEIAQRDQVNCAEIKALKDRIIEQYDESLEKDNQIQYLHLNLQNLQSNIESKDNMVSSLQQKVNQCASDLKEEQTKKWSLQRNYEAAVSQQQKEAEELDHLTHENQQLASEKKGLQGELEAAVNERQLHHKHLQEAREACSRLEKAIKTEKVCFSTAYNKIQILEKELSEKSLALEKSQTAERFLRLLVKNEKKRYEQLVLVKQAAVEPLASPSNQLREASATSDRLMYDMQTLRMENADVRAKFNVMETEYDRIRSKFCSLSERHEEMMLKNNDIISENKLTITKLQFMVDGFKEQLSDSKARQAELEDALKQDQKQNPELQQRVDQLTSALEKVWTRCEKHRVELKEALTKQIETMEEKQKLAVALQKAHDSYARLQEQQSNYQYRHVSDTELRLNQQKTALDESAKALQHLQREYTHLGRRHSDINSDYCELLKTHSALQIRYERLSYAQGNPRPEFSPPLFAVKP; this is encoded by the exons ATGGCTTTATGGTTCGGTAGTAATCCTCCCCGTGAGGATATGTCTGTTGAAGACATCGAAGAGGAGATTGAGGAAGAGATTGAGGAGGAGATTGAGGGGGAGATTGAGGAGTTAACAGAGGAAGTTGATGAGAAAATAGTGGAGTTTCAGGAGTATGCAGAGGTAGATATTATGAAGGAGGTTCAGGATCAGCCCTCTGTCTACAACAGAGAAGACTACTCCTACAGTTCCTTCGCAGAG ACAGAGGAATCTGAGATATCTGAGAGATCTGAGAAATTAGCTGGTCTTCACAAAGCTctagaaaaagagaaaagagccaAAGCTGCTCTTGAAGAGGCTTTGAGGAAGGAAAAAACATCCAAAGCTCAACACAAAGGAGCCCTGAAGCAGGAGCGAAAAGAAAAAGACGCTCTTGCCAAGGCTCTGAGGAAGGAGCAAGCTGAGAAAAACCGTCTTCGAGTTGATATGGAGCACATGAAGGCACAGGTGGCTGATCTCAAGAAGtcacagagagagcagcagcggAGAAAAGCAAAGCTGAAATCCACAATCACCGGAATGGCTGCTGAGCTCGAAGAGGACAAGAACGTGATTGAGAAGCTCCAGAAGGATCTGGAGGCGTCTTCTTGTCAGCAAGAAAAAGAAATCGCACAGCGTGATCAGGTGAATTGTGCCGAAATCAAGGCACTAAAGGATCGCATCATTGAGCAGTATGATGAAAGTCTAGAAAAAGACAATCAAATTCAATACCTGCATCTCAATCTTCAGAATCTTCAAAGCAATATTGAATCCAAGGACAACATGGTTTCCTCACTGCAGCAGAAAGTGAACCAGTGCGCCTCAGATCTCAAAGAGGAACAAACTAAAAAATGGTCCCTCCAGAGGAATTATGAAGCCGCTGTCTCCCAGCAGCAGAAGGAAGCAGAAGAACTAGACCATCTGACTCATGAGAACCAACAACTCGCTTCTGAAAAAAAAGGGCTGCAAGGTGAACTTGAGGCTGCTGTAAATGAGCGGCAGCTTCATCATAAACATCTTCAGGAAGCCAGAGAAGCTTGCAGCAGACTTGAGAAGGCCATTAAGACGGAGAAAGTTTGCTTCTCGACAGCATATAACAAGATCCAGATCCTAGAGAAGGAGCTCTCTGAGAAGAGTCTGGCTTTAGAAAAGAGCCAGACTGCTGAAAGATTCTTAAGGTTGCTTGTCAAAAACGAGAAGAAGCGCTATGAGCAGTTGGTTTTAGTAAAGCAGGCTGCAGTTGAACCTCTTGCAAGCCCCAGCAACCAGCTGAGAGAAGCATCTGCGACCTCAGACCGTCTGATGTACGACATGCAGACTTTGAGGATGGAGAATGCAGACGTTAGGGCTAAATTCAACGTTATGGAGACAGAATATGACAGAATAAGATCTAAATTCTGCTCTCTCTCTGAGCGCCATGAAGAGATGATGTTAAAGAATAATGATATCATCTCTGAGAATAAGTTGACCATCACTAAGCTCCAGTTCATGGTAGATGGGTTCAAAGAGCAGCTGTCAGACAGCAAAGCGAGACAGGCAGAACTTGAAGATGCCTTAAAACAGGACCAGAAACAAAACCCGGAGTTACAGCAAAGAGTTGATCAGCTCACCTCTGCTCTTGAAAAAGTATGGACCAGATGTGAGAAGCACCGCGTGGAACTCAAAGAGGCTTTGACAAAGCAGATTGAAACAATGGAGGAGAAGCAGAAGTTGGCCGTGGCTCTGCAGAAAGCTCACGACAGCTACGCCAGGCTTCAGGAACAACAGTCAAACTATCAGTACAGACACGTCAGTGACACTGAGCTCAGACTCAACCAGCAGAAAACTGCCCTGGATGAGAGCGCAAAGGCTCTACAACATCTGCAACGAGAATACACACATCTGGGAAGGAGGCACAGTGACATTAATTCTGACTATTGTGAGCTGCTTAAAACTCACAGTGCCCTCCAAATCAGATATGAGAGGCTCAGCTATGCACAAGGTAACCCACGACCAGAATTCAGCCCACCTCTGTTCGCAGTAAAACCCTAA